CGATCGGAGTGCCTTCGGGATTGGCGTCGGTCTTGAGCATCAGCGGCGGGACCGCGCCGACCAGCACCATCTTGGCGACCCGCGAGGTGCCGTGGCGGCCGACATAATGGGTGATCTCGCCGCCGCCGGTCGAGTGGCCGACCAGGATGATGTCCTTCAGGTCGAGCTGGGTGATGAGCGACTGGAGATCGTCGGCATATCGATCCATGTGGTTGCCGTCCCAGGTCTGGTCCGAACGGCCGTGGCTGCGGCGGTCGTGCGCGATCACGCGGAAGCCGTTCTGGCCCATGAAGACCATCTGGCCATCCCACGCATCGCCGCTCAGCGGCCAGCCGTGCGAATAGAGGACCGGCTGTCCGGTACCGTGATCCTTGTAGAAGATGTTCGTGCCGTCGTCGGTGGTGATGAAGGGCATGGGAAGCTCCTGTCACTGGGGTTTTGGGGAGGGAATCGCCCACGGCCAGACTATCAGGCACCGGCGTGAATTGACACCGATGTCAGATGAGTCGCGAAGCGAGGTCTGAGGGATCGCGAAGCGGTGCCCGGGCGGTCGGGAGGGGAGGGACCGCCCGGGCTTGCTTCAAGACGGGCCGGGGGTCAGGCCGCCTTGGAAATCGTCGCGATCTTGCCGGGGCGGGCATGGCCGACCGCCCAGCCAAGGGCATAGTCCGCGACCTGCTCCCACCCGGCATCGATGCCGGTCCAGTGCGAGCGGCCGGGGAATTCCTTGTACTCGGTGATCGAAGGCGCCTGGAGCTGCTTCTTGTAGATCGCGCGGGTCATGCTGGCGTCGGCGATCAGATCGATTTCACCGCCGATCAGCAACAGCGGTGCGCGGTGCGGATTCTTCCAGTTGATCTTGATCTTCCCGACGACGCCGTTCCAGTAAACCCGGCCGGGCGTGGGGATGATGTAGCGATCGTAGAGCGCATCGGCCTGATCCTTGGGCGCGGTCTGGGCAAAGCGGTTCTTGAAATAGCCGCGCGACATCGTCTTGGCCTTGAGCCAGCTGAACGGATCGCCAAGCACCGGCAGCGCCGACCAGATCGCGCTCGGCCCCAGCGGCACGCCGGGGGTGGGGGCGGGGTCGATGGCGACGCCGGCGACACCGAGGCCCATGTCGAGCAGATGCTGGACGAACACGCCGCCGAGCGAATGGCCGATCAGGATCGGTTCTTCGGGAAGGTCGCGGATGATCGCGGCATAGTGCGCGATGATCTGGCGCT
Above is a genomic segment from Sphingomonas sp. G-3-2-10 containing:
- a CDS encoding alpha/beta hydrolase, whose amino-acid sequence is MSKTIVLIHGAWLNSKSWEGFKARYEAQGYTVVAPDWPYDDRDPADLRADPDPALKSLSQRQIIAHYAAIIRDLPEEPILIGHSLGGVFVQHLLDMGLGVAGVAIDPAPTPGVPLGPSAIWSALPVLGDPFSWLKAKTMSRGYFKNRFAQTAPKDQADALYDRYIIPTPGRVYWNGVVGKIKINWKNPHRAPLLLIGGEIDLIADASMTRAIYKKQLQAPSITEYKEFPGRSHWTGIDAGWEQVADYALGWAVGHARPGKIATISKAA